One Triticum dicoccoides isolate Atlit2015 ecotype Zavitan chromosome 3B, WEW_v2.0, whole genome shotgun sequence genomic window, TATTTTCATTACGGGGGCTAGCTGCAAGTATAGAGGACGCATTAGTTTCATGATACAACAGCAGGAAGTGAGGATATAGGAACAGCATATGTTATTTCAAAAACTTACTATCTTTGTACGTCTCTCTTCATACTTCTCACCTGCTTCCCTATCAAAAAGAAGTCGCAACAACAGTGTGTCAAATTTATTCATTTCTCTTTTCATTGACGCTAAATGTTATGTCCGATACATCAGCCAATTTGGTATGTGATGGTCCATTGAAAACAGTGCTTACCGAGCAGGAGCAGCCACATAGTATCCCTAGAATACAGATTGTAATAGACATATGCTTCTCCAAGTGAATTAAAGTGGCTTCCTACCGCAGGAACTACATATCTTCTCAATGTTTTTTCAAGGCACTCATTCTGCCAGCACATGGGGGACGTTCATCAGGTGCATGCCCAACACGCACCCTGCATAATTTAGAAATATGTAATTGAGAAACGTGTTTCAATAAGTATATTCAGAAAATACAAAAAATTCTGCACTTAAACTATGATTGCCTGCCATGCTTACCGCGAACCACAACATAGATCAATATGGTTCAGAGAATAAAAACATATATAGTTCACTCAAATTTAAGGTATGTTCGAACTACAAATACAGTGCCACATCCGTATACCTCTTGGTCCAGCCAGGCGGCTGAGGATCGTCCTTGCCCATCGATTGCTCTGAGTTCGGCGCCAACAGGGCCATCCCATTGCAAGCGATGTTCAAATATAGTTGTACTGTCAGGTGTCGGCGCCGCATCGCCCACATCACCAATGCTGGATTCGGCGGGCCTGTGTACCACAGCTTGCTTGGCTTCACTGCGCAGTAAAGAGCCGTCGGCGGCGAGATCCGTCAAGGGAAACCTGTGGAAAAGATGCGAGCACACTAATAAGCTGCCTATATAGTTACAGCGGCCGACACCGGAAACAAAAAGGGGTTGCAGCAAAACATACCTGTGAACCGGATCTGCTAGGAACTCGAATCCGTCGCctcccgcctcccgccgccgccatcaCCATAGCTCCGAGCTTCTCGCGTCGTGCGGTGCCCGAACCGGGAGCAGGCAAGCTCGTCCATGCCATCGCCGCTCTCGCACAATATGCCTTCTTTGTCTTCTGTGCTGCTTCACCTAATAAAAATATGTAATTTCAGTCCAGATTAATTTCATGGGGCACTGAATCATTTAAGGAAACTTTCAGGAAGAGAAGACACATATTCCAGTTCAGCTTCTTCTTCCTATAATGTTATTATTTCGGAAGTGTGTTCCTGATCAACAAAACAGTAATCATATGTTATTCAGGAAGAGAAGACACATATTCCAGTCCAGTAGCACGTTTCTGACAGCATAAGCATTTCTGACATGTTTTTATTTGGAAGCAGATGTAGCAGAATCCTAGATTGCTAGTCCACTTCTATATCTAAAAGAGCCTGAAGAGAGACAGAACCTAGCTAGATATGAGGGTGGGTGTGATTACGCATTCCAAGACTAAAAGGTAATTAACTGAAGAAGTATGGAAAAAAAGGAAACTACCACAACAAAAAAGAGAACTAATATCAGAATGATCCCTACCCCTCCAACACTGAACGCTTCGTTGTATTATGCAGAGCAAGCTGGACACTCACCCTTCTGATAATAGAGACTATCCTCTAGGAGGGACTCCGCTTTGGAAGTGGCACTGATGTATGGAAGAGAAGTGCAATGATCTGCAGCAGAAAACGCACAGGATAAATAAAATTTTATGAGCTCAATTTCAGTGTATAGAGAATACTTTTAACTGTTCAGTTATATATAACTATAAACCAGTCACACTAATTATAATTGTTCATATTAGCAATCCACACCTAGAAAAAAAAATTAAACCCCATCATTATTGTCCAAACCCATTGGTTCCTCATTTGATTTTTAAGATCAAAGCATGGAATGATTATTTTTCATATTAGTATATGATAACACCAAGCCAATAAACAATTTAAGAAACCATCATCTTCCCCAAACCCATAGCTTCCTTCTCTTAATTTGAAAATTAAATCATGGATTACAACCATCATCGTCTGAACCCAACATGTACAGTAGAAAAAAATTAAGGAGACGATAAGAGGCAGGGAAGAGATATCACCATTGCAAGGCACCATCTTGGGCTCAGTGATGGCGACAATGACATGTGCTCCTTGCTGAGGTTATAAACTGTCAACCAAATAAACTAAATGCTACATGTTACTGCACTTAATCACATTTGAGTGCCAAAAGACAGTTCAAACCAATTAAAAAACTGAATACAAAAGGGAACTAGAATCAATTGAAAAATGGCATTTTGGAGGAGGTAGTTAGATTAATGATACTTGCTACTGAACCATGAGAGCTGCTATGAAATCAAGGGTGTGACTTGTCTCATTTTGTACATTCAGGCCATTGAAcattgcaaaaaagaaaaaacttgATTTATCGAGCAAAACATAGGGGGGCAGTTTTGGGATCCCGCTGCTTGCATCCCTGATCCTCATGTTGTTATTTACAGATGTAATTCACACTATTCGGGCCATTGAACATTGCAAAAAAGAAAGAACTAAGAACGCAATAGAACAGCTAAAAAGTAATTAAGTATGCACACGTACACTTACAATCTAGGCAgattagggagagagagagagctcacctTGTTCTTAGTCTTCCTCTTGTATTCTTCATTCAATCTGCACACATAAATCAAAAAGTTAAAATCACATTCTCAACGAACCAGGGAAATCAAGGGGCAAAAAATAGGGGAGAGAGATGCCGAAGCCGTAGATGTGCAGTCTAGGTTGGGGATGGGGCAGACGACTCGTAAGCAGTGGTAGGCAGTGATGGCCGACTCCCTCCCCAGTCCCCCTGCTCCTCAACACCCACCATGAAACCACACCAGACCTGCTCTCCTATTGGGGCGACTTGTGCTGGCACTGCGGGCGGCCCGTGGGCGCGCAGCCACTGcagggggtggcggagccggcgtgGCGCAGGAGGAGGCGATGCGGCGGATACATCGTGGCGCGGGCCGGACGAAGCGGAGACGGTGCAGGTGCGCGCGCGGGGGCCGGCGAACTTGGCACGCTAGGACTCGGCGTGCGTCTGCGGGGAGGTGGAGCGGGCGGGCGGGGCAGAGCAGAGGACACGCGTCCGCGGCAGGGAAAGGAGGGGCACGTGAAGATGCTCGGGggcgtgcggcggccggagcttgccgAAACCGGCCGGCGTGGGTAGGGGCGATGGGAGAGAGAGGGGTtagcgagagagaggagggcgacgaggagggggagGCGAACGGGACAGGAGGCAGCGGCTAGGGTTTCTCCACGGGCGGGCTGCGTTTTATATGCCTGCTTGTGAAATGACTAGAATGCCCTTGGCGGGGCACGTAATTTAGAGGCGGTGGCACGAGTAATGTTCATAGCGATTTAAGGCGACGTGGAGGCCTTGGTCCTGCCTAGCACTTCTAAAGGGTTTATAGGTTAGATAGCAACGCCCGATTTCTCTGCCTGTGAGAATAACTGCCATGTACTCGCCCATGTTGATTTTGCATGTCATCTGAAAGTGTACGAAAGTTCAGACAACCTCCAAACCTAAGTTCTGAGTTTCTTAACACAAAAAAGTGCTAAAACTGTAGCAGCACAAATGTACAGAATCAGTAACAACAAAATCCGGGACCACataaatttcaagaaaaagggctttTTTTTTCTGTACCCCACAGTAACCACACACATCATGCAGGATGTGCAGGCAGAATCATCAGTAACTACAACAAAATATGCAGGCAGGCTTGAACAAAAGGAATGCACGGTGTCTGGTTATTTCAGACTGAAAACCATGGACTTCATCATCAGATTAACAAAGAAACAGAACACTGATTGCACATTACAAAATACTAcgtagcttattgctaagcatactacTAGTCCACCATTCATCATCGTGCTACTCCAGCCCATCGGCGTCCTCCCTACAGCTTCCTTGGGTTGGCGGACTTCCGTTTCTTGTAGCTCTGATCGGTGATCACCGTCTTAACGGCGACGTTGTCGGAGGAGCCGGCGGAGGACGGACGAGAAGGCGGGATGGTGGCGGCCGGGCAGGGAGGAGGGGTGGCGGCGACCGGGGAAGTACAGGCCGGCGCCACTCCTGGTCCTAGAGGAGGAGCTGGGGGAGCCGGGAGCTTCTCGATGTGGATGCTGAGGGGCACACTGTCGCCGGACAGGAAGTCTTTGGGCACCGGCAGGCACTTGACCTCGCCCGGCAGGCCGCCGGACAGGGAGCTGCTGCACACCAGAGGCGACTCCAGGGTCAGCCTGCAGCCGTCGCTCTCCACGGCGAGCTTGCACGCGAACTGCGGCGCGCCCGGCGCCGTGCCGTCCGCCCGGACGCACACCAGCGACACGGCCGTGGTGGCGCCGCGCTCGCCGAGGGAGACGAGGAAGAGGTTGCGGTGCCGGTCGGCGCCCGCGGCGGCGGCCACCGCCTTGTCCTCCTCGCCGACGAGGATGTGCCAGCGGCGCGAGAGCGGCAGGCTGAGGTTCCACGGCTGGCCGTAGCGGACGACGATGATGGGGCGCGAGTGGTCGGGGCCGGAGATGTGGTCGAGCAGGTCCTGGCGGGAGCCGACGAAGCCGCAGCCCCCGATGCCGGCCGCGCCCGCGCGGTCCGGGCAGCAGCAGGGCGCGTGCTGGCacgcgcgccggtggtcggcggcctcGTGGTACACCACGCCGCCGGCGTCGCAGCCGTAGCGCTCGTAGCCGCAGGGCACGGTGGCGGCGGCCGCGAAGATGTCGGCGAGCGCGGAGTGGACGGCGGCGCGGCCGCCGCAGGCCTCGGCGTGGGCGCCGCGGCAGGAGGAGCAGACCAGGTGCTCGGCGTCGCACTGCCGGCCAAGATTCATGCACACCAGATACGCTCGGTCACGCCGTGCCAGATTCAAGAAAACGGAAAAATGAATCTTGGAGAAGAGGGGCGGCCGGCGGATCTCACCTTGAATATGGGgggcttgagggggaggcggcagtTGTGGCAGTCGAGCAGGTCCGCCCGCAGGCCGACGGTCTTGCCGCCGGCGAGGATCTGCGGCTCCGCCATGGGGATGGCCTCCATGGGCACCACGGCCACGGCCAGGatcccctctccgccgccgccgccgaggcccatcTCTCCTCTCCTCCCCCACCAAGATTCAGtcaggcgggcgggcgggcgggcggctcTCTGTTGGCACCAGCAGCGGCGGGTAGCACTCAGGCGGGCGGCTCTCTGCTCTGTGTACTGGCGCTTGTGAGCGAAGGTGAGGTCAAGGGGGTTAAGGGGTATGGATCCGATCAAGATGGTATCGGGTGCGAGCCCCGTCACAGGAGGTCTGGTGGGGTCTCTGATGAGATGGGGCCGTGCCCATAGCCAGATTTTGACGGGTTCAGACTTTGGGAATAGAAGTTGTTTTTACTTTTTACCATCCACCTAACCCAACCGCATTCACCCAACTGCAACATTCAAAAGAAATCTGCCATTCATCCGAGAGCTCGGGCATCAAGGAGactcagagcatctccagccgttcccaaggggcgcgtaaaatcgccgcctgggaatAACTGGATTCTCAGTCGCCGATCCCATGACCGTTCCCAGACGCCGTCTAAATTAAAAAACAACATTCAATAAAGTTCGGCTAAATTCGGTAAACTGGACATATATTACACAAAGAAGACAGTTTACATAGCAAATTTATCTAAAAAAAGCCGAAACTACAACGAAGGTGCGAAGAAGTCGCTGAACGCGGCGTAgtcgtcggcggcggccttctcctcctttacgcggccgcccctgctggacccttgcccggcgtcgccatggcggaccggTGGAGGTGGcggcgcgtcggcggcggcggcggtcttctcctccttgacgcggccgcccctgctggacccttgcccagcgtcgccatggcggaccggtggcggtggcggcgcgtcgtcgtcgttgttgtcgttGAGGACGACGACGCCTCCTTCGTCGCGGCCCTGGCGGCGCTGTTCGTAGTGctgcagggcggcgcactggcgctcccaCTCCATCTTGAGCCAGTCGGCGCGCGCCCATTTTAGGGTCGCCTCCTCATCGAGCTCCACGTCGCCGTGCTCTGTCTTCACGGCGGGGAGCCCCGGCTCCGTTTTCACGGCCGCGAGCCTCGGTTCCGTCTTTggtttgacgaagcgcggaggagccgatgAGGAggagcgccggccgccctcgtttatGATGATGCcgacgctgcgagtgcgccggccgagcagcgtctccgctgcgggctcggccttgacgccgagcaacgTCGTCgagccggaggagtgggaagaagaacgggaggaggagtgcgaggaggaagtcgaggaggaaccgaacctcctgggcatccattgcCCGGCGTGCCGGTGGTGGACCGGGGCGGCCGCCATGGGACGGTATGCCAGCGACGGTTCGTTACCGCCCTCGAGGTACGACAGCACGCCGTCGAGCATATTCGGGGCCGCCCCACCACACGCGGTGCCCCTCACTGTTCTTGACGCTGCCCACCAtcggcgccccgttggtggacgccagtcTTTGCTCCTGGCGGCGCTGGAAGTACGCTGCCCACGCCGCGTGGTTTTCGACGGCGTACTGGTGGGGGCGAGTTGCTCCGCTGTGAGAAGGCTTGCACGCggtcgacctcggcggcgaagaAGGCGGGGCACGCCTCGACGTCGGGcgccgggggaatgggcactcccccgttgcCGAGTCTCCACCCCATCGTTCATGCGCGCATGTCCggtggcgccgggatgttcgcctcgaACAGGAGCCACGCCTCCCACTCGTGAAGCGAGCGGTGACCGAAGCCGTTGGCCGTCGCCGGGGAAACGCGCGGCCACCGGGCTTGGgagtgagggagagggagggaagAAGCGTCGCGGCTGCGCACGGGAGAGGAAGAGCTCGACGGCGGTCGATGGACGGCGAGGGCTGGTGTGGCCAAAGGTGAGGGAGGCCACCGGCTTATATAgtcgcgcccgtgtgtacgcgtggcgggaggggaggcgtcgccgcgccacccgtgacgcgccgcccgtgatgaGCTATCAatagcaaggctgaccggcggcggcaTCGTGGCAGTCTTGGCATTGATTCCCGTGGGAACCAaggcgatgagggcgacgaagcgGTCGTCTCGCAGACTCGGTGGGCCCGCGGCTATTTCGCGCCAAAAccactcgccccggcgcccccagcgcgccgggttcggcctgggtccgcctgtactgatttcggcccaagccggtGAAAAACGGGCTCCTGGGACGCGACTGGGCCATTTTTAGGCGCCGGCACGAAAAAATCGCCTAGGAGGCCGTGTTggggatgcgactggagatgctctcACCAAATCGTTTTTGAATGTTTGGATTCCAGGTCCAGAGAGACTCACTTTTAGCCCTCTCCAACGCAGCTTAGCTAATTAGGCTTGACTAGTGGTGGGTGGAGAGGACAAGGACACTCAGCTAGTTTAGTTTGCTTGCCAATGTCATTGCCACGCCACCGCGATTAAACTACGATATGTCACATTAATGCCCTCTAGTAGAACATTAAATAACTCTGTTGAACACCATGACCCAAAAAATTTCAACTGGGGAACCGTGACAATGTTTTTAATTATACATTACTGGTCGATTGGCCTTGTGTTTTTGCTTGGTAGTACTGCAAGTGGGCATGTGAATCTTCTTTTTAATCATTACTTTTCAGTGAGTTTGGCTTTTTACTGTTGGGACTCTCTCTCTCCCGATGCTCCACCGTGACACTGTCTCTTTTCCTACCGCCTCCGTCCTGATTCACTAGTCCTCTTGTATTTTGTCACATTTTGATAATAATTTTAAGTTATAAAATATAAGTTTATTCCCAGTAAAATATATGTTATGATGCTATGAAATGATGGGAATGTAGTAAGCAAAGTAGCATCATTTAATGATAATAGTTTATGATAATATCCATCGAGACAGGCCTAAGAGATCATCTCTAATGAAATATAACCTATATATCATCAAATCTTATATTATGTCTCCATTGTTGCAAAAATATGGGTCTAATGACATATCCTCAAGCATTGTGGGAAGGGGTCCTAGCAACAAAAATCTTTAAGACCGGTCATAGTGCTAAGGCCATGCCACAAGGAATCAAAAACTATTTCTTTCTCCCCTCACATGATTTGAGGGGTTAAAACTACAAGAGAAAATACCGGTAAGTGGGCTTCACCCTAACGTCCATAGCCATATTGGAATTAAGCATAGGAGGAATTCGAGTTTGCTATAGCATAGTGTGGCCCCAGCTAATTACCGACTTAAGAATGATACATTGATGATGTCCTTAGACGTGGGTATCTTAATGAAAGAAGGGTCTACCATAATAAAAGCTCTCTTAATTCCTAATTGTTACTCCCTTTGGGTGGGAATATACACAGACACCGATTTTTAGGTTatctatttgacaagcaaaatatatgttatatgccACAAAAAATGTATATTCCTTGCCAGGTGAGGTTTCTTACCATTTTTTTGTGGCATATTATTCGCTTGTCAAATTGAAGACCTAGAAACTGTGCCCGACTTGTATTCCCATCTGAagtgagtactccctccgtctaggtgagtaagtcatcttaggctgtgcaccgtgaccaaggaggaggggaaaatgagagacattaatgtttatttgctaattaatagtattgcatgcaatgaactaaccactgcatgtcgtgtttaatAGTctgaagtcattaaaagcatgtacACCCTCATCTATTATTGTTTGATATGTcaaaaaacaagaaacgaggtacaagttaatgcaccacgcctaattattttgggattatttggttttcgtaagatgacttacacacctagacggagggagtatctaattTTTTTAGTTCAAGCCCGCATATAAATGAGTGGTGGAGATTGACAATTGGATGTGTAGTTGGACGAGCTTGCCCTCGGCATCTGGCGGTGCCTTGTTTCGGTTTAGACGTTGAGATAGTTAATGATATGCATGCATTAATTTCCTCCATGCATGGTGGGATAGTTAATGTCACGGGAGCATTTTATGGAAAGAACATTGATAATATATGCATTGGTAGTACTACCCAAAATAAGGGTTGGAAAGATAGAGAATCATCTGTGTGGGAACCATAATACCCTAGATAATCacgaaaaactagaaaaaaatatgTGCATGGTAAGTAGGAATGAAGGGAGTCCAATTAatgtacattttttaaatactGGTTGTGTGGCCTTTTGTTTTCTACAGTTGTGCATGTGAATCTTCTTTTAACCTCTTATTGAGTAGTTAGCACAGTTATCCGCGCATTTGCGCTGCTAgatttttatactccctccatttttgtatataaGGCCACAAACTTGGATCACAGGTACCAATGTAAAATTTAATGCCTGCTTTACAAGTCAACTTTTCTTCTTGTTTACTGGGATCATTAATACTCCACATGCATGCAAAAAAACTGAGTGGAGGAAGTAGCTGACTGTCATTATGATTGCaagcatgcaagtattaaacaggttgttagtacgagaaaatatcattaattttgcctcgattactgttggtggccttataTATATGCAAAATGTATattccatagtggccttgtatataaaaatggagggagtattattattAAAGTTGTTTACAATTTGGGATAATCTACAATATGTTTAACTCTATATAATATTATGAATAATGGTACTATGGAATAGCATCCATGCCGAATaaagctataattgtattaatcgttATACATTAATAGCTAATATTATCAAAGTTTGATGGAATGGATTGTTCTTAATTTAAACTTTTGTGAT contains:
- the LOC119278810 gene encoding putative E3 ubiquitin-protein ligase SINA-like 9, whose translation is MGLGGGGGEGILAVAVVPMEAIPMAEPQILAGGKTVGLRADLLDCHNCRLPLKPPIFKCDAEHLVCSSCRGAHAEACGGRAAVHSALADIFAAAATVPCGYERYGCDAGGVVYHEAADHRRACQHAPCCCPDRAGAAGIGGCGFVGSRQDLLDHISGPDHSRPIIVVRYGQPWNLSLPLSRRWHILVGEEDKAVAAAAGADRHRNLFLVSLGERGATTAVSLVCVRADGTAPGAPQFACKLAVESDGCRLTLESPLVCSSSLSGGLPGEVKCLPVPKDFLSGDSVPLSIHIEKLPAPPAPPLGPGVAPACTSPVAATPPPCPAATIPPSRPSSAGSSDNVAVKTVITDQSYKKRKSANPRKL